Proteins from one Malaya genurostris strain Urasoe2022 chromosome 2, Malgen_1.1, whole genome shotgun sequence genomic window:
- the LOC131432262 gene encoding E3 ubiquitin-protein ligase Rnf220, with product MDHQQSAGNLETAENYARHRKPKTDPLCCPICGVTLRSNEIDQHFALEVDRLDKILKPKKNDFNGPYNVTTTDRASPVAGPSGSNYSFKLSNGHPNSEDNTDSSLVASPDECWGTYQKIKNNRQARLKMKSRKRKPEDNVCPVCNKTVSEEITAHVDACLRKSDVNGNGVSSRTHDSDDDDASIDVEGESFEVYEWAGHTRVRTTNVMHQSGSIASTAVRVTNADDTDDELNVDGDETQIYGPPQYSERDVIYPMAEHRFKDSYLRGLVMANEPVTVKRPESDNPCEGSSRNTTQFSQSKSQISAKIEPRHNENTEQIIASLKSKIREYEGYIQNRPKCLICMDDFKKPVVSICCWHVYCEECWLHTLGAKKLCPQCSMITSPTDLRRIYL from the exons ATGGATcatcaacaatcggctggaaatttGGAAACCGCTGAAAATTATGCCCGGCATCGGAAACCCAAAACCGATCCGCTTTGTTGTCCCATCTGTGGTGTCACACTACGTTCAAATGAAATCGATCAACACTTTGCACTAGAAGTGGACCGACTGGATAAAATATTGAAGCCTAAAAAGAACGATTTCAATGGTCCGTATAATGTCACTACCACTGATAGGGCTTCGCCGGTTGCTGGACCAAGTGGAAGCAATTACTCATTCAAATTGTCGAATGGGCATCCAAATTCTGAGGACAATACTGATTCATCTTTAGTAGCTAGTCCTGATGAATGCTGGGGTActtatcaaaaaattaaaaataatcgaCAGGCGAGGTTAAAG ATGAAATCTCGTAAGCGAAAGCCGGAAGATAATGTTTGTCCGGTGTGTAACAAAACTGTTTCTGAAGAAATCACAGCTCATGTAGATGCTTGTCTGCGTAAGTCTGATGTAAACGGTAATGGTGTTTCAAGTAGAACACACGATTCGGACGACGATGATGCCAGCATTGATGTGGAAGGCGAATCCTTTGAAGTGTACGAATGGGCCGGCCATACGAGAGTCCGAACCACCAATGTAATGCATCAAAGTGGTTCAATAGCAAGCACTGCGGTTCGTGTTACCAACGCTGATGACACTGATGATGAGCTCAACGTCGACGGTGACGAGACACAGATTTACGGACCGCCTCAGTACTCGGAACGTGATGTGATCTACCCTATGGCGGAACATCGTTTCAAGGACTCGTACCTTCGCGGCTTAGTGATGGCAAATGAGCCGGTGACAGTGAAACGACCCGAGTCAGATAATCCATGTGAAGGGTCTAGCAGGAACACTACTCAATTCTcgcagtcaaagagtcaaatctCTGCAAAAATTGAACCGCGACATAATGAGAATACCGAACAGATAATAGCATCACTGAAATCTAAAATTCGAGAATATGAAGGCTACATCCAGAACAGACCaaaatgtttaatttgtatgGATGATTTCAAGAAACCGGTTGTATCAATCTGTTGCTGGCATGTGTACTGCGAGGAATGTTGGCTCCATACGCTTGGAGCGAAAAAACTTTGCCCTCAGTGCAGTATGATAACTTCGCCAACCGATTTGCGACGCATTTATCTGTAA
- the LOC131428658 gene encoding uncharacterized protein LOC131428658 — MSHLGKYLHIPSFPSADLSRTYRCPPLALNRIPGCTDVRTMEAPDTFPTVELLQPAVISRPGPVSGNAEGVFQTISDGNYPSHDQSSQPLHLYYQNVGGMNMHITDYLLACSDDCFDIIALSETWLSDCTLSVQGFGSNYEVFRTDRSPLNNSKTIGGGVLIAVHRRLKAQLIETASGKCVEQVWVRLKLVNFSLYLCVIYLPPDRCRDLPLIDAHIQSLQEITSTHVLPVDEILIVGDFNFSSIKWQTSSGGFFFPDPALSTFHIGITTMLDGYNLNLLRQSNPVVNENNRMLDLCFSSREDVAPKISASPFPLVNSVRHHPPLHIVLDSNRLQNACIPTDIICYNFSRTDYTNMTDFLTQIDWDEVLDNDDVNAAVQTFSNVMSYAIDYYVPKRSRRQTRHPPWLTAEARHLKTTKRAALKRYSKHGGFSLRNHYVQINQLYKKTVKRCHANYLNNVQRKLKSNPRYFWKHVNEQRKEFGLPSSMSFGDRTGSCTQEICQMFAEKFSRVFSNEILTQQQIAAAALNVPLSNNSLNCINIDEDSIRTAIVGMKASNSKE, encoded by the exons ATGTCTCATCTCGGCAAGTATTTGCATATTCCGTCCTTTCCAAGTGCTGATCTCTCTCGCACTTATAGATGTCCTCCTCTCGCTTTGAATCGGATACCGGGATGCACAGATGTTCGCACCATGGAAGCCCCTGATACGTTCCCCACAGTCGAGCTATTGCAGCCAGCGGTCATCAGTCGTCCCGGCCCTGTGAGTGGGAACGCGGAAGGGGTCTTCCAAACCATCTCAGACGGCAA TTATCCATCGCACGATCAATCTAGTCAACCGCTGCACTTGTACTACCAGAACGTTGGAGGCATGAACATGCACATCACCGACTATTTGCTGGCTTGTTCGGATGATTGCTTCGACATCATCGCTCTTTCGGAGACCTGGCTCAGTGATTGTACGCTCTCCGTTCAAGGTTTTGGATCCAACTACGAAGTCTTCCGTACCGATCGCAGCCccttaaataactcaaaaactattgGAGGCGGGGTGCTTATCGCAGTGCATCGTCGTTTGAAGGCGCAACTGATCGAAACCGCATCTGGTAAATGCGTGGAGCAGGTTTGGGTGCGTTTGAAACTGGTCAATTTTTCCCTCTACCTTTGTGTGATATATCTTCCTCCGGACCGATGCCGCGATCTACCGCTAATCGATGCACACATACAGTCGTTGCAAGAAATTACTTCCACTCATGTACTACCCGTAGATGAAATCTTGATTGTGGGAGACTTCAACTTTTCCAGCATAAAATGGCAAACAAGTTCCGGTggtttcttctttcctgatccgGCGCTCTCCACTTTCCACATTGGCATTACAACCATGCTCGACGGCTACAACCTCAACCTTCTTCGACAGTCGAATCCTGTCGTTAATGAAaataaccggatgttggatctttGCTTTTCAAGTAGAGAAGATGTTGCACCAAAGATTAGTGCTTCACCGTTCCCTCTGGTCAATTCCGTTCGTCATCATCCTCCACTACATATTGTGCTCGATTCAAATCGCTTACAGAACGCCTGCATTCCAACGGACATCATCTGCTATAATTTTAGTAGAACCGACTACACCAATATGACCGACTTCTTGACGCAAATCGACTGGGATGAAGTTCTCGACAACGATGATGTCAATGCTGCTGTGCAGACGTTTTCTAATGTTATGAGCTACGCAATCGACTACTATGTACCGAAACGATCGAGACGGCAGACCCGGCATCCACCATGGCTGACTGCGGAAGCGAGACATCTGAAAACGACCAAAAGAGCCGCTCTAAAGAGGTATTCTAAACATGGAGGATTTTCCCTGCGTAATCACTACGTGCAGATAAATCAGTTGTACAAGAAAACCGTTAAGCGCTGCCATGCCAACTACTTGAACAACGtacaacgaaaactgaaatcaaatccaaggtatttctggaaacatgtgaatgagcaaaggaaagaatTTGGGTTGCCCTCGTCAATGAGCTTTGGAGATCGTACTGGTTCGTGCACACAGGAAATCTGCCAGATGTTTGCGGAAAAGTTTTCTagggttttttcaaatgaaatcctgACTCAGCAGCAAATTGCTGCCGCAGCACTTAACGTTCCCCTGTCTAATAACTCATTGAACTGCATCAATATTGACGAAGACTCAATACGGACGGCAATTGTAGGAATGAAAGCCTCAAATTCGAAGGAATGA